Proteins from one Danaus plexippus chromosome 18 unlocalized genomic scaffold, MEX_DaPlex mxdp_20, whole genome shotgun sequence genomic window:
- the LOC116773030 gene encoding uncharacterized protein LOC116773030 produces MYVLVLLCLSGASCDWVEISQNHYRNEFTRPFTRRDGADESTTAIAVYRNHSVIEKHKKIGVVDRVQNVANIKRVHIPTVKTPSFPNDKIILNSRATHEQKHGHLESKLDVPHHYQSSLSRYHEEEIPSKTDHRHSEHSFETNSGESSFSNVHIKQNSKINKQETVTVPLTTNTINKKNLFGNVNDEKPISPNYSVIPTRKTIYFDKSITSTKPPIGYQEKVKQNSGEDQKESLTEKPFVTDTTKQSDIRRINISPEKKTPKPQDNIKDLDELDDNEQKHNNRDKEEQRVKTNSEEISHKTKGSTMNTVWKLLKLVTDTITSNTKRGFKSKINYLENLKTRILTSIEDHVERTWPDEDRSPRRARDTGRGHVEFPSSEGALMSISFLTFAVFLIKLVLQVIHTYKNKTMMVTPAVVTAVGRAAAAMKSKNP; encoded by the exons ATGTACGTACTGGTATTGCTGTGTCTCTCCGGAGCTAGCTGTGACTGGGTGGAGATATCGCAGAATCATTACCGCAATGAATTCACGAGACCGTTTACCAGGCGCGATGGAGCGGACGAAAGCACAACAGCTATTGCAGTGTACAGGAATCATTCAGTGATAgaaaaacataagaaaatagGTGTCGTAGATAGAGTGCAAAACGTCGCTAACATCAAGAGGGTTCATATCCCTACTGTTAAAACGCCTTCTTTTcctaatgataaaataatattgaacagCAGAGCCACCCACGAACAGAAGCACGGCCACTTGGAGTCGAAACTTGACGTGCCTCATCACTATCAATCATCGCTCAGCAGATATCATGAAGAAGAAATACCGAGCAAGACTGATCACAGACATAGTGAACATTCATTCGAAACGAACTCAGGGGAGTCTTCATTTTCAAATgttcatattaaacaaaatagtaaaataaacaaacaggAAACTGTGACCGTACCATTAACAACAAatacgataaataaaaaaaatttatttggaaatGTGAATGACGAAAAACCGATCTCACCAAACTATTCAGTTATACCAACACGTAAAACGATATATTTTGACAAGTCAATAACTTCCACAAAGCCACCAATCGGTTATCaagaaaaagtaaaacaaaacagtGGTGAAGATCAGAAAGAAAGTTTAACAGAAAAGCCGTTCGTAACAGATACAACGAAGCAATCGGATATTCgcagaattaatatttctcctgaaaaaaaaacaccgaAACCTCAGGATAATATCAAAGACTTGGATGAACTTGACGACAATGAACAAAAACATAACAACAGAGACAAAGAAGAGCAACGGGTTAAAACCAACTCAGAGGAAATATCTCACAAAACCAAGGGCAGTACAATGAACACCGTGTGGAAGCTGTTGAAACTTGTTACAGATACAATTACATCAAATACCAAAAGAGGTTTCAAAAGCAAGATTAACTACTTGGAGAACTTGAAAACTAGAATATTAACAAGTATAG AAGATCATGTGGAACGTACTTGGCCGGACGAGGATCGTTCGCCACGCCGCGCCCGGGACACGGGCCGCGGCCACGTTGAGTTCCCGTCCTCAGAGGGCGCCCTCATGTCcatatcatttttaacattcgCCGTATTCCTCATCAAATTAGTGTTG CAGGTGATCCATACTTACAAGAACAAAACGATGATGGTGACTCCGGCAGTTGTGACAGCGGTAGGTCGAGCTGCTGCGGCTATGAAAtcaaaaaatccttaa
- the LOC116772855 gene encoding zinc finger protein 134-like isoform X2, whose protein sequence is MNGGTASDQLDELDIKCSGETHENLQDSPNICRICATVTDLVIPIFEGEGLQNNLAEKIHKHLPIKVSVQDVLPQVVCYQCSSTLLAWHELVQCCQQADQALRQQAAHRERKANEVTGTSSDPKWIPSPDPYFLKRREFKIELNEPTHSNDTEPVTAHRSRGSDSDEDDKPLAEFAAGKPSDIYRNFYRALTKFRDHYVQHEIKTDRCSDLANSSDSEEERNCEDLDPTQYDDLSNSNMRKDKMNEETRLELSQVQTKINGKTYFICKICDKKLSSSHTYIFHKRIHTGERPCICHVCGKQFRAPNGLQRHLTETHERLRRYTCQICHKSFANSQNLKQHMRIHTGERPFVCSHCGKRFTQSGSLHVHLKTHSATLPHACRDCGAKFRMRSGLTRHRLKHTGERPHVCRHCGKGFRQKHEMNAHALTHSDSKPHVCTVCGTAFRQRRALRHHCKRLHDSKPAEDAHGYNNAINYILTLNSV, encoded by the exons ATGAACGGTGGAACCGCTTCAGACCAGCTAGACGAACTTGATATTAAATGCAGCGGCGAAACTCATGAGA ACCTGCAGGATTCTCCAAATATATGTCGAATATGTGCCACCGTCACGGACCTGGTCATTCCTATATTTGAAGGAGAAGGACTACAAAATAACTTAGCagaaaaaattcataaacattTACCTATAAAG GTGTCTGTGCAGGATGTGCTGCCCCAGGTGGTGTGCTACCAGTGCTCCAGTACTTTGCTCGCCTGGCATGAGCTGGTGCAATGCTGTCAACAAGCGGACCAAGCTCTCCGACAGCAGGCAGCCCATAGG GAGAGGAAAGCAAACGAAGTAACAGGAACATCATCAGATCCAAA ATGGATCCCATCTCCCGACCCATACTTCTTGAAGAGGagagaatttaaaattgaactcAATGAACCGACACACAGTAATGATACTGAGCCAGTCACAGCTCATCGCAGTCGTGGATCGGATTCCGACGAAGACGACAAACCTCTCGCTGAGTTCGCGGCCGGGAAGCCGTCAGACATATACAGAAACTTTTATAGAGCGTTAACAAAGTTTCGAGATCACTACGTTCAACATGAAATTAAGACAGATCGCTGCTCAGACCTAGCCAACTCGAGCGATTCGGAGGAGGAAAGAAACTGTGAAGACCTGGATCCGACTCAGTACGACGACCTCTCTAACAGCAACATGAGGAAAGACAAAATGAACGAGGAAACGCGACTCGAGCTCAGCCAGGTGCAGACGAAAATAAACGGGAAGACTTACTTCATCTGCAAAATCTGTGACAAGAAGCTGAGCTCGTCACACACTTATATTTTCCACAAGAGAATACACACGGGGGAGCGACCGTGCATCTGTCACGTGTGCGGTAAACAGTTCCGCGCGCCCAACGGACTCCAGCGACATCTCACCGAGACGCACGAACGACTGCGCCGGTACACATGCCAGATTTGCCACAAATCCTTCGCGAACTCGCAAAACCTCAAACAACACATGAGAATACACACGGGTGAGAGACCTTTCGTGTGCTCCCACTGCGGTAAGCGATTCACACAGAGTGGCTCGCTACATGTGCACCTCAAGACCCACAGTGCCACGCTCCCGCACGCTTGCCGGGACTGCGGCGCGAAGTTTCGTATGCGCTCCGGACTGACGCGGCACCGCCTCAAACACACCGGAGAGAGGCCGCACGTCTGCCGGCATTGCGGAAAAGGATTCAGACAGAAACATGAAATGAATGCGCACGCGCTCACGCACTCGGACAGCAAGCCGCACGTGTGCACCGTCTGCGGAACCGCCTTCCGCCAACGACGAGCGCTCCGCCATCACTGCAAACGACTACATGACAGCAAGCCCGCGGAAGACGCGCACGGCTACAACAACGCGATCAATTACATTCTGACATTGAACTCCGTTTAG
- the LOC116772855 gene encoding zinc finger protein 595-like isoform X1: MNGGTASDQLDELDIKCSGETHENLQDSPNICRICATVTDLVIPIFEGEGLQNNLAEKIHKHLPIKVSVQDVLPQVVCYQCSSTLLAWHELVQCCQQADQALRQQAAHRERKANEVTGTSSDPKFEGEPVSSELLFSESADHVRMCKYCNKEFPEKSYGEHLETIHSGSFFRCHECDGCIDRSSFVVHMTLHAVEYAKNKDRKTKRIKQNLDRGPARNQKCDAIGSDVPEKVTKNEHRVEGGDEESRSYEEVHEEFCEPSNVEDFGPLPESVFEAIEDSREYQEVEQHVHHSDAEAQDDIQTLEIKNSPQSPVAEQSQKQRTRSDNAEVHNVKSKIRKCPKCDKVYVASSSYFYHLKYFHNQNKEHECDVCGKKFGTKAGLASHTAIHGGDWRYACRECDKRFRTRASLYIHQQTHSGVKSHRCSRCGRSFRWRTHLRRHETRHLAQKSHVCETCGRGFSVRCDLLRHARTHAAGTHVCDVCGHTFAQLRYLRVHVMKKHSGSGMRDEIKP; the protein is encoded by the exons ATGAACGGTGGAACCGCTTCAGACCAGCTAGACGAACTTGATATTAAATGCAGCGGCGAAACTCATGAGA ACCTGCAGGATTCTCCAAATATATGTCGAATATGTGCCACCGTCACGGACCTGGTCATTCCTATATTTGAAGGAGAAGGACTACAAAATAACTTAGCagaaaaaattcataaacattTACCTATAAAG GTGTCTGTGCAGGATGTGCTGCCCCAGGTGGTGTGCTACCAGTGCTCCAGTACTTTGCTCGCCTGGCATGAGCTGGTGCAATGCTGTCAACAAGCGGACCAAGCTCTCCGACAGCAGGCAGCCCATAGG GAGAGGAAAGCAAACGAAGTAACAGGAACATCATCAGATCCAAA GTTCGAGGGCGAGCCGGTCTCCTCGGAACTGCTTTTTTCGGAGTCTGCGGATCACGTTAGAatgtgtaaatattgtaataaagagTTTCCCGAGAAGAGTTACGGAGAGCACCTGGAGACGATACACTCGGGTAGTTTCTTCCGGTGTCACGAGTGCGACGGTTGCATCGATAGGAGCAGCTTCGTCGTTCACATGACGCTGCACGCTGTCGAATACGCCAAAAATAAAGACAGGAAGACGAAAAGAATCAAACAGAATCTCGACCGAGGTCCGGCGAGGAACCAGAAATGTGATGCTATCGGGAGTGACGTCCCAGAGAAGGTGACAAAGAACGAACATCGAGTAGAGGGTGGTGATGAGGAATCAAGAAGTTATGAAGAGGTACACGAGGAATTCTGTGAACCGAGCAACGTGGAAGATTTTGGTCCCTTACCAGAATCGGTATTCGAAGCTATCGAAGACTCGAGAGAGTATCAAGAGGTAGAACAACATGTTCATCACAGCGACGCGGAGGCTCAGGACGATATACAAacattagaaattaaaaatagtccaCAATCCCCTGTGGCAGAACAGTCACAAAAACAGAGAACCAGATCTGATAATGCGGAAGTTCATAATGTGAAAAGCAAAATCAGAAAGTGTCCGAAATGCGATAAAGTATACGTCGCCTCGTCGAGCTACTTCTACCATCTCAAATACTTCCACAACCAGAACAAGGAGCACGAGTGCGACGTCTGCGGGAAAAAGTTCGGCACCAAGGCCGGTCTAGCATCACACACGGCCATACACGGAGGAGACTGGCGGTACGCGTGCAGGGAGTGCGACAAGCGGTTCAGGACTAGGGCCAGTCTATACATACACCAACAGACGCACAGCGGAGTCAAATCGCACAGATGTTCACGATGCGGTAGATCCTTCAGGTGGCGCACGCACCTGCGGCGGCATGAGACGCGACACCTCGCCCAGAAGTCGCACGTCTGCGAGACCTGCGGCCGCGGGTTCAGTGTGCGCTGCGACCTGCTGCGACACGCGCGGACGCACGCGGCCGGCACGCACGTGTGCGACGTCTGCGGACACACCTTCGCTCAGCTCAGGTACCTCAGAGTCCACGTCATGAAGAAACACTCAGGCAGTGGAATGAGAGACGAAATAAAACCATAA
- the LOC116773350 gene encoding protein YIF1A has translation MNFNASRNVNPVGGPRKAKRVSDVSAMGVPSPSPAYNTPPAYSQGFETVPPAAPYQQGIQVETRQDFAAAEPAGNFGYMAGYPQAPMPSAANIGSMLHQPIVQDMALQYGSVLAAEGRAAVSRELGRFVPMTRLRYYFAVDTRYVLKKLLLLVFPFTHKEWMVRYDQDSPVQPRYDVNAPDLYLPAMGYVTYVLLAGFMLGLQHRFSPEQISIQASSALAYIIFEMVLYLITLYITNTSTALKTLDLLAFSGYKYCTMIASLLCALMMGSTGYYCCLAYGSCALSFFLVKTLRLHLLSGPREAEQRSSYEYSFPANPNPYSESWSKAGAGGTKRRLYFLLFVAITQPLLSWWLTYHLVPARPALTQAR, from the exons ATGAATTTTAACGCTTCAAGGAATG TGAATCCAGTGGGTGGGCCTCGTAAGGCTAAAAGAGTGAGTGATGTATCAGCCATGGGAGTTCCTTCGCCGAGTCCGGCTTATAACACACCGCCAGCATACAGTCAGGGATTTGAAACAGTCCCACCAGCAGCTCCATACCAACAGGGGATCCAAGTGGAAACTCGGCAAGACTTTGCAGCCGCTGAGCCCGCAGGAA ATTTTGGCTACATGGCGGGATACCCTCAGGCTCCCATGCCATCGGCTGCTAATATAGGGTCCATGCTTCATCAGCCCATTGTACAG GATATGGCGCTCCAGTACGGGTCGGTGCTGGCGGCGGAGGGGCGGGCGGCGGTGTCCCGGGAGCTCGGCCGGTTCGTGCCGATGACCCGCCTCCGATACTACTTCGCAGTGGACACCAGATACGTCCTCAAGAAACTCCTACTCCTTGTCTTCCCCTTCACACACAAG GAGTGGATGGTGAGGTATGACCAGGACAGCCCCGTCCAGCCGCGGTATGACGTGAACGCGCCCGACCTCTACCTCCCCGCCATGGGGTACGTCACCTACGTGCTGCTGGCCGGCTTCATGCTGG GTCTTCAACATAGGTTTTCACCAGAACAGATCAGTATCCAGGCGTCCAGCGCCCTGGCGTACATAATCTTCGAGATGGTGTTGTACCTCATCACGCTGTACATCACCAACACGTCGACGGCTCTCAAGACCCTGGATCTCTTGGCCTTCTCCGGCTACAAGTACTGCACGATGATCGCCAGCCTGCTGTGCGCGCTCATGATGGGCAGCACCGGCTACTACTGCTGCTTGGCGTACGGCAGCTGCGCATTGTCGTTCTTCCTG GTGAAGACGCTCCGCCTCCACTTGTTGTCCGGTCCCCGCGAGGCCGAGCAGCGGTCGTCGTACGAGTACAGCTTCCCCGCCAACCCCAACCCTTACTCGGAGAGCTGGTCCAAGGCGGGCGCGGGCGGCACCAAGCGCCGGCTGTACTTCTTGCTGTTCGTGGCCATCACCCAGCCTCTGCTGTCCTGGTGGCTCACCTACCACCTCGTCCCCGCCCGGCCCGCCCTCACACAGGCTCGATAG
- the LOC116772855 gene encoding oocyte zinc finger protein XlCOF7.1-like isoform X3, whose translation MNGGTASDQLDELDIKCSGETHENLQDSPNICRICATVTDLVIPIFEGEGLQNNLAEKIHKHLPIKVSVQDVLPQVVCYQCSSTLLAWHELVQCCQQADQALRQQAAHRERKANEVTGTSSDPKALSLLTSSVRGVLSDYCQMLNINPETSDICYVCQECDGHPVSSSIENLSEHLQLVHSELSNEKLIEKFIKDNIFIEEVLISDELFGSDDLSEPAPQKELPNYSCPFCESMFSSPTRLIFHLNCHLEVCIDDGVYCCDQLFDNKTSYVSHLQSRHVRKVIESSYVCKSCGLTAGDLAELQKHINDNHPEAEDRYEKGKTEGSPKCQKFIPAVCSECNKTFSNKYNMLVHMRNHFGQASRFACGKCNKTYKSQGSLIYHHKVVHEGQLKFVCSSCGEAFPSRAARDVHARLHTGQRPFSCQYCGKAYRAKNTLYRHIDMHLNIRKYACNFCDRKFRKSTHLKCHLRTHERTT comes from the exons ATGAACGGTGGAACCGCTTCAGACCAGCTAGACGAACTTGATATTAAATGCAGCGGCGAAACTCATGAGA ACCTGCAGGATTCTCCAAATATATGTCGAATATGTGCCACCGTCACGGACCTGGTCATTCCTATATTTGAAGGAGAAGGACTACAAAATAACTTAGCagaaaaaattcataaacattTACCTATAAAG GTGTCTGTGCAGGATGTGCTGCCCCAGGTGGTGTGCTACCAGTGCTCCAGTACTTTGCTCGCCTGGCATGAGCTGGTGCAATGCTGTCAACAAGCGGACCAAGCTCTCCGACAGCAGGCAGCCCATAGG GAGAGGAAAGCAAACGAAGTAACAGGAACATCATCAGATCCAAA GGCTTTGAGCTTGTTAACGTCCTCAGTGCGAGGTGTGTTGAGTGATTACTGTCAAATGCTTAATATAAATCCGGAAACTTCTGACATCTGTTACGTCTGTCAAGAATGTGACGGACATCCCGTCTCAAGctctatagaaaatttatcagAGCATCTGCAATTGGTACACAGTGAATTGAGTAATGAGAAactaattgaaaaatttataaaagacaatattttcatagagGAAGTCCTCATCTCTGATGAATTATTTGGTAGCGATGATCTCAGCGAGCCTGCTCCTCAGAAAGAGTTGCCAAACTATTCCTGTCCTTTctgtgagagcatgttttctTCACCCACTAGACTCATTTTCCACCTGAACTGTCATCTCGAGGTCTGTATCGACGACGGAGTGTACTGTTGTGACCAACTGTTCGATAATAAAACATCTTACGTCAGTCACCTACAATCTCGACACGTTCGTAAAGTTATCGAATCGTCTTACGTGTGCAAGAGCTGTGGCCTCACAGCCGGCGACCTGGCCGAGCTCCAGAAACATATTAACGATAATCATCCCGAAGCGGAGGACAGATATGAGAAGGGCAAGACAGAAGGGAGTCCCAAATGTCAGAAATTTATTCCCGCCGTGTGTTCCGAGTGCAACAAAACTTTCTCTAACAAGTACAACATGCTGGTGCACATGAGGAACCATTTCGGACAAGCGAGTCGGTTCGCGTGCGGCAAGTGCAACAAGACTTACAAGAGCCAAGGCAGCCTCATATACCACCACAAGGTCGTCCACGAGGGACAGCTCAAGTTCGTGTGCTCGTCGTGCGGAGAGGCCTTCCCGTCACGAGCAGCGAGAGACGTACACGCGCGCCTCCACACTGGTCAGAGACCTTTTTCATGCCAATACTGTGGGAAGGCCTATCGAGCTAAGAACACTCTATACCGACATATAGACATGCATCTgaacataagaaaatatgcCTGCAACTTTTGTGATCGAAAGTTTCGAAAGAGTACACACCTTAAGTGTCACTTGCGAACGCACGAGAGGACGACGTGA
- the LOC116772857 gene encoding transmembrane protein 179 codes for MALTNVLLLSQIAGYVIGLILSLCIIVPMSMHQDEFSGHCLLFSKGTWQEEDGQLLVAWGSRAYCTYVIAVGVLMFIVCCVQIYRLSMFMYRGTDSSFLSAFMEAVGCAVLCALAVSAASMVTLGFITWCQNIVERFPSCEDATGQDIDKKDKISTHGFYIELGTAQFGAWGAFATWVGLAVFSTLKLCRYHQLQNIQVSMYRERQRLVNEGSTPPRTPVLSRE; via the exons ATGGCGCTAACTAACGTATTGCTCCTGAGTCAAATCGCAGGATACGTGATCGGCCTCATCCTGTCTCTATGCATCATTGTACCGATGAGCATGCATCAGGATGAATTCAG TGGGCACTGTTTGCTGTTCTCTAAGGGTACCTGGCAAGAGGAGGATGGTCAGTTGTTGGTGGCCTGGGGTTCTCGAGCGTATTGCACCTATGTCATAGCAGTGGGTGTACTTATGTTCATTGTGTGCTGTGTGCAGATATACAG GCTCTCCATGTTCATGTACCGTGGAACAGACAGTTCCTTCCTGTCTGCTTTCATGGAGGCGGTGGGCTGTGCTGTGCTCTGTGCATTAGCTGTCTCGGCTGCCTCAATGGTCACACTTGGATTCATCACCTGGTGTCAGAACATTGTTGAGAGATTTCCAAG CTGCGAGGACGCGACCGGTCAAGATATAGATAAGAAAGACAAAATATCTACCCACGGCTTCTACATAGAATTGGGAACTGCACag TTCGGTGCGTGGGGCGCGTTTGCCACATGGGTGGGTCTGGCGGTGTTCTCGACGCTCAAGCTGTGTCGCTACCACCAGCTGCAGAACATCCAGGTGTCGATGTATCGCGAGCGACAGCGGCTCGTCAACGAGGGCTCCACGCCGCCTCGCACTCCCGTACTGAGCAGGGAGTGA
- the LOC116772855 gene encoding gastrula zinc finger protein 5-1-like isoform X4 has translation MNGGTASDQLDELDIKCSGETHENLQDSPNICRICATVTDLVIPIFEGEGLQNNLAEKIHKHLPIKVSVQDVLPQVVCYQCSSTLLAWHELVQCCQQADQALRQQAAHRERKANEVTGTSSDPKALSLLTSSVRGVLSDYCQMLNINPETSDICYVCQECDGHPVSSSIENLSEHLQLVHSELSNEKLIEKFIKDNIFIEEVLISDELFGSDDLSEPAPQKELPNYSCPFCESMFSSPTRLIFHLNCHLEVCIDDGVYCCDQLFDNKTSYVSHLQSRHVRKVIESSYVCKSCGLTAGDLAELQKHINDNHPEAEDRYEKGKTEGSPKCQKFIPAVCSECNKTFSNKYNMLVHMRNHFGQASRFACGKCNKTYKSQGSLIYHHKVVHEGQLKFVCSSCGEAFPSRAARDVHARLHTDGSHLPTHTS, from the exons ATGAACGGTGGAACCGCTTCAGACCAGCTAGACGAACTTGATATTAAATGCAGCGGCGAAACTCATGAGA ACCTGCAGGATTCTCCAAATATATGTCGAATATGTGCCACCGTCACGGACCTGGTCATTCCTATATTTGAAGGAGAAGGACTACAAAATAACTTAGCagaaaaaattcataaacattTACCTATAAAG GTGTCTGTGCAGGATGTGCTGCCCCAGGTGGTGTGCTACCAGTGCTCCAGTACTTTGCTCGCCTGGCATGAGCTGGTGCAATGCTGTCAACAAGCGGACCAAGCTCTCCGACAGCAGGCAGCCCATAGG GAGAGGAAAGCAAACGAAGTAACAGGAACATCATCAGATCCAAA GGCTTTGAGCTTGTTAACGTCCTCAGTGCGAGGTGTGTTGAGTGATTACTGTCAAATGCTTAATATAAATCCGGAAACTTCTGACATCTGTTACGTCTGTCAAGAATGTGACGGACATCCCGTCTCAAGctctatagaaaatttatcagAGCATCTGCAATTGGTACACAGTGAATTGAGTAATGAGAAactaattgaaaaatttataaaagacaatattttcatagagGAAGTCCTCATCTCTGATGAATTATTTGGTAGCGATGATCTCAGCGAGCCTGCTCCTCAGAAAGAGTTGCCAAACTATTCCTGTCCTTTctgtgagagcatgttttctTCACCCACTAGACTCATTTTCCACCTGAACTGTCATCTCGAGGTCTGTATCGACGACGGAGTGTACTGTTGTGACCAACTGTTCGATAATAAAACATCTTACGTCAGTCACCTACAATCTCGACACGTTCGTAAAGTTATCGAATCGTCTTACGTGTGCAAGAGCTGTGGCCTCACAGCCGGCGACCTGGCCGAGCTCCAGAAACATATTAACGATAATCATCCCGAAGCGGAGGACAGATATGAGAAGGGCAAGACAGAAGGGAGTCCCAAATGTCAGAAATTTATTCCCGCCGTGTGTTCCGAGTGCAACAAAACTTTCTCTAACAAGTACAACATGCTGGTGCACATGAGGAACCATTTCGGACAAGCGAGTCGGTTCGCGTGCGGCAAGTGCAACAAGACTTACAAGAGCCAAGGCAGCCTCATATACCACCACAAGGTCGTCCACGAGGGACAGCTCAAGTTCGTGTGCTCGTCGTGCGGAGAGGCCTTCCCGTCACGAGCAGCGAGAGACGTACACGCGCGCCTCCACACTG ATGGATCCCATCTCCCGACCCATACTTCTTGA